The Hyphomicrobium sp. MC1 genome window below encodes:
- a CDS encoding glycogen debranching N-terminal domain-containing protein — protein sequence MAVAPSRQPDHDENEIERIHAEADSSPRTHETLKHDDAFAVVDTHGDVGAFGNHVDGFFFNDTRYLSRLELLIARHSPLLLGSTLDSKDLQLCCDLTNTDVFAEGTLWLHKDVVHVFRTTYVREASLRQRLVFTNHSNVDLMLPVSLIFDADFADIFEVRGMRREKRGSVKRVVDAPNAVRFVYSGLDNVVRQTTIHIDPEPASLKETSAFFHLHIPAKQSKRVFITASAGTDRKQPPCSYVKGLRDAHRAQRRIELKAASIRVSNSELDQVLSRALADLRLLVTETEDGPYPYAGTPWYSTTFGRDALITALQVLWLDPSIARGVLRRLARYQAVEHDAAADAQPGKILHEMRNGEMAALREIPFGLYYGSVDSTPLFVALAGAYVGVTGDTKILNELWPAILKALEWIDGPGDPDGDGFVEYARETEAGLANQGWKDSHDSVFHSDGSLAQGPLALVEVQGYVYAAKIAAARIAEILEHRELAENLRTQAAALQQKFEREFWSPEIGTYAIALDGAKKRVAIRSSNAGHMLSTGMASPDRASSVVQQMLSPGFFSGWGIRTIATTEARYNPMSYHNGSIWPHDNAMIGAGFARYGQTERIEPIFDGLLDAALKMSQGRLPELFCGFRRRPGRAPILYPVACSPQAWASGAMLHMVSSLMGLEIDGALRTITLRSPRLPLRAGEIEVRNIRAGEGSADFVLRRHHGVVTIDVTNCRGGAKVVMA from the coding sequence ATGGCAGTCGCGCCATCACGGCAGCCCGATCATGACGAAAACGAGATCGAACGGATTCATGCGGAAGCGGATAGCTCTCCACGCACGCACGAAACGCTAAAACATGACGATGCTTTCGCCGTCGTCGATACGCACGGCGATGTTGGCGCGTTCGGCAATCACGTCGATGGCTTCTTTTTCAATGATACGCGATATTTGTCGCGGCTCGAGTTACTGATTGCGCGCCATTCGCCTTTGCTGCTCGGTTCAACGCTGGACAGCAAGGACCTGCAGCTGTGTTGCGATCTGACGAACACCGACGTCTTCGCCGAAGGCACGCTCTGGCTTCACAAGGATGTCGTGCACGTCTTTCGGACGACGTACGTGCGAGAAGCTTCCCTGCGTCAGCGTTTGGTCTTCACCAATCACTCCAACGTCGATTTGATGCTGCCGGTGTCGCTTATCTTCGATGCCGACTTTGCAGATATTTTCGAAGTGCGCGGGATGCGCCGGGAGAAACGCGGCAGTGTCAAGCGCGTCGTTGATGCGCCGAACGCGGTCCGCTTTGTTTACTCCGGCTTAGACAACGTCGTGCGGCAAACGACGATCCATATAGATCCCGAGCCGGCATCTCTGAAAGAGACCTCGGCCTTCTTTCATCTGCACATTCCAGCCAAGCAATCCAAACGCGTCTTCATTACAGCCAGCGCCGGAACGGATCGCAAGCAGCCGCCGTGCTCCTACGTCAAAGGCTTGCGCGATGCTCATCGCGCACAGCGCCGCATCGAGCTGAAGGCCGCAAGCATTCGAGTATCCAATTCGGAATTGGATCAGGTGCTGTCGCGTGCGCTCGCCGACCTCCGGCTTCTGGTCACGGAAACGGAGGATGGCCCGTATCCCTATGCCGGAACGCCCTGGTATTCGACAACGTTCGGACGCGATGCGCTGATTACGGCCCTGCAGGTGCTGTGGCTCGACCCTTCGATCGCGCGCGGCGTCCTGCGGCGTCTCGCACGCTATCAGGCAGTCGAGCACGACGCAGCAGCCGATGCGCAACCGGGAAAAATTTTGCATGAAATGCGAAACGGCGAAATGGCAGCGCTGCGCGAAATTCCGTTTGGTCTCTACTATGGCAGCGTCGATTCCACGCCGCTATTCGTCGCCCTTGCCGGAGCTTACGTCGGCGTCACAGGCGACACGAAGATCCTGAATGAGCTTTGGCCGGCCATTCTGAAGGCGCTCGAATGGATCGACGGTCCGGGCGATCCCGACGGGGACGGTTTCGTTGAATACGCGCGGGAAACCGAAGCGGGATTGGCGAACCAGGGCTGGAAAGACAGCCATGATTCCGTCTTCCATTCTGACGGTTCGCTCGCCCAAGGCCCGCTCGCTCTCGTCGAAGTACAGGGCTATGTCTATGCTGCCAAGATTGCCGCTGCACGAATTGCAGAAATTCTCGAACATCGAGAACTCGCGGAAAATCTTCGCACCCAAGCCGCGGCGCTGCAGCAGAAATTCGAACGCGAATTCTGGTCGCCGGAAATCGGCACCTATGCCATCGCGCTCGATGGCGCCAAGAAACGGGTCGCGATCCGCTCAAGCAATGCCGGCCACATGCTGAGCACGGGCATGGCGTCTCCCGATCGCGCTAGCAGTGTCGTCCAGCAGATGTTGTCGCCAGGTTTCTTTTCCGGTTGGGGCATTCGCACGATCGCGACCACCGAAGCGCGATACAACCCAATGTCCTACCACAACGGCTCGATCTGGCCGCATGACAACGCCATGATCGGCGCCGGTTTTGCGCGCTACGGACAGACGGAGCGCATCGAGCCGATTTTCGATGGGTTGCTCGACGCCGCATTGAAGATGTCGCAAGGCCGGTTGCCGGAGTTGTTCTGCGGCTTTCGCCGGCGGCCGGGACGCGCACCGATTCTTTATCCCGTCGCGTGTTCGCCGCAAGCCTGGGCCAGTGGTGCCATGCTCCATATGGTCAGCTCGCTGATGGGCCTCGAAATCGACGGCGCATTGCGCACCATCACGTTGCGCTCACCGCGCTTGCCGCTCCGAGCCGGAGAAATTGAGGTGCGCAACATTCGTGCGGGCGAAGGTTCGGCCGATTTCGTCTTACGTCGCCACCAC
- a CDS encoding glycosyltransferase family 4 protein: MKIAQVAPLIESVPPKLYGGTERIASYLTEELVAQGHDVTLFASGDSVTAANLIPCCDVALRSDPNVRDPLPYYMMMIDKVRRMASRFDVIHFHIDQFQFPLFRSIADKTITTLHGRQDLPDLQLLYRAFPEMPLISISDSQRAPIPYANFAATIYHGIPQDLYQPTFNPRGGYLAFIGRISPEKRLDRAIEIARAVGFPLKVAAKVDAVDVEYFEQVIKPLLQGDDIQFIGEIGDCDKAKFLGEASALLFPIDWPEPFGMVMIEAMACGAPILAFDRGSVREVIDEGVTGFVVEDVQSAIAALPRVLALDRVRVRQQFDERFTAASMAMNYVDIYARAFAETEHALVSVRGEDVAIGQETLVN; the protein is encoded by the coding sequence ATGAAAATTGCGCAAGTCGCTCCCCTTATCGAAAGCGTGCCGCCCAAGCTTTATGGCGGAACCGAGCGCATTGCTTCGTATTTAACGGAAGAGCTCGTGGCGCAAGGTCATGACGTCACGCTGTTCGCCAGCGGCGATTCCGTTACGGCGGCCAACCTCATCCCGTGTTGCGATGTTGCGCTCCGTTCTGATCCCAACGTTAGGGATCCGCTGCCGTATTACATGATGATGATCGACAAGGTCCGCCGGATGGCGTCCCGTTTCGACGTCATCCATTTTCATATCGATCAATTTCAGTTTCCGCTCTTTCGTTCTATCGCCGACAAAACGATCACGACCCTGCACGGTCGCCAGGACCTGCCCGACCTGCAATTGCTCTATCGCGCATTTCCAGAAATGCCGCTCATATCGATTTCGGATTCGCAGCGCGCGCCGATCCCTTATGCGAACTTCGCCGCCACGATCTATCATGGCATTCCACAGGACCTCTATCAGCCGACATTCAATCCACGCGGCGGCTATCTTGCGTTCATTGGGCGCATTTCTCCAGAAAAACGCTTGGATCGCGCCATCGAGATCGCCCGCGCCGTCGGCTTTCCGCTGAAGGTCGCCGCCAAAGTCGATGCGGTCGACGTCGAATATTTCGAACAGGTCATCAAGCCGCTGCTGCAGGGCGACGACATCCAATTCATCGGCGAAATCGGCGATTGCGATAAGGCGAAATTTCTAGGCGAAGCTTCGGCTTTGCTCTTCCCGATCGATTGGCCAGAACCTTTTGGCATGGTCATGATCGAGGCTATGGCCTGTGGAGCGCCGATTTTGGCATTCGACCGCGGATCGGTCCGCGAGGTCATCGACGAAGGCGTTACCGGGTTTGTCGTCGAAGACGTTCAAAGCGCGATAGCCGCGCTGCCCCGTGTTCTCGCACTCGACCGTGTGCGCGTTCGTCAACAATTTGATGAGCGCTTCACCGCTGCCTCGATGGCGATGAATTACGTCGATATTTACGCCCGCGCCTTCGCGGAAACAGAACACGCGTTGGTGTCGGTGCGGGGCGAAGACGTCGCAATAGGGCAGGAAACGCTCGTCAATTGA
- a CDS encoding SH3 domain-containing protein, with the protein MRIGKLAGAFAVFLTLGTAAAEASPGYSTANVNMRTGPDTEFPSVGVIPEGAPVDVRGCLRDESWCDVIWGPNRGWVYSEYLGFDYRGQTTLLPDVGIAAFGIPVVAFVASDYWNRYYVGRPWYADRARWFGFRVHGRPGWRAPPPGPRHAGWWRSGYRAPGGMKPPPGAGWHRPPGNWGNGPRHDGPRNDGPRHDDRRHDDRRPDDRR; encoded by the coding sequence ATGAGAATAGGAAAACTTGCGGGGGCCTTTGCCGTCTTCCTGACGCTGGGCACCGCAGCTGCTGAGGCCTCGCCGGGCTACTCCACGGCAAACGTCAACATGCGGACTGGGCCAGACACGGAATTTCCGAGCGTCGGCGTTATTCCGGAAGGCGCGCCCGTCGATGTCCGCGGATGTCTGCGCGATGAGTCGTGGTGCGATGTGATCTGGGGTCCCAATCGCGGCTGGGTCTACAGCGAGTACCTCGGCTTCGACTACCGCGGGCAGACGACGCTCTTGCCGGATGTCGGCATCGCAGCGTTCGGCATTCCCGTCGTGGCATTCGTCGCGTCGGACTATTGGAACCGCTATTACGTCGGCCGCCCATGGTACGCTGACAGAGCACGGTGGTTTGGATTCCGGGTCCACGGGCGTCCCGGCTGGCGCGCACCACCTCCGGGTCCCCGTCACGCCGGTTGGTGGCGCTCCGGCTATCGCGCTCCGGGTGGCATGAAGCCGCCGCCGGGTGCAGGCTGGCACCGTCCGCCGGGAAACTGGGGTAATGGACCGCGTCACGACGGCCCGCGCAACGACGGCCCTCGGCACGATGATCGCCGCCATGATGATCGTCGACCCGACGATCGCCGCTAA
- a CDS encoding histone deacetylase — protein sequence MAFWHENRTLDDLVRTSDRTLNVLVIVLLAAFALGSGAYYYGQMNPRVETSATGTGSNAPPPASQPR from the coding sequence ATGGCCTTCTGGCATGAAAACAGGACGCTCGATGACTTGGTGCGGACCAGCGATCGTACGCTCAATGTGCTTGTGATCGTGCTGCTGGCCGCTTTTGCGCTCGGTTCCGGCGCCTATTACTACGGCCAGATGAATCCTCGAGTCGAGACATCGGCCACGGGTACCGGCTCAAATGCGCCTCCTCCTGCCAGTCAGCCAAGGTAG
- a CDS encoding site-specific integrase: MSARKLTARFVETAVASAGRLEVRDTKARGLELRVSKAGSKIWALRYRRQSDRAKRTVTLGAFPDFTLEQARDWAEDLKREIARGEDPAAGKRARKEAPTFKELADDWIERHGKVNKSERARRDDRSMLDRHINPEIGSMKAVDIRKRDIIKLLDTVQAKGDARTKDTDTPRLMTHRPNRVFEVVRTIFRWAISRDVLQIDPTAGVSPPIKREKARERELTADEIRTLWAALEATPVERRKLPKGGQMGERLVGKDELHMTRATALAIQLSLVTAQRIGEVAGIAKSELDLNDIAPIWIIPRERTKNGEPNRVPLSPLAVKLLRAALALSEGNKTWLFPSAIDPQKPIDPHAPTKAVERSRDALGIENFRIHDLRRTAATGMAKLGVNPHTISLVLNHISVRRGTITGKVYDQYSYDPEKRDALTKWGDQLLEFLMPSVGGM, from the coding sequence ATGTCTGCGCGTAAGCTCACCGCTCGTTTTGTTGAAACCGCCGTTGCTTCAGCCGGGCGTTTGGAGGTTCGAGACACGAAGGCCCGCGGTCTCGAGCTTCGCGTATCGAAGGCCGGCAGTAAAATCTGGGCGCTCCGCTACCGGCGCCAAAGCGATCGAGCCAAACGCACTGTCACGCTCGGCGCCTTTCCCGACTTCACGCTCGAGCAGGCACGCGACTGGGCAGAGGATCTGAAGCGGGAGATCGCGCGAGGCGAAGATCCTGCGGCTGGCAAGCGCGCTCGCAAAGAGGCGCCGACATTTAAGGAACTGGCCGACGATTGGATCGAGCGGCACGGCAAGGTCAACAAGTCGGAGCGCGCCCGGCGCGACGATCGATCGATGCTCGACCGGCACATCAATCCCGAGATCGGGTCAATGAAGGCCGTCGACATTCGCAAGCGAGACATCATCAAACTCTTGGATACCGTGCAAGCCAAGGGCGATGCCCGAACAAAAGACACCGACACGCCCCGCCTCATGACGCACCGTCCGAACCGCGTCTTTGAAGTTGTGCGCACAATCTTTCGCTGGGCGATCAGCCGAGACGTCCTGCAAATCGATCCGACGGCCGGCGTGTCGCCACCGATCAAACGGGAGAAGGCGCGCGAGCGCGAGCTGACGGCCGACGAGATACGCACGCTTTGGGCAGCGCTTGAGGCTACGCCGGTCGAGCGCCGCAAGCTTCCCAAGGGAGGGCAGATGGGCGAACGCCTCGTCGGCAAGGACGAACTGCATATGACCCGCGCCACCGCCTTAGCCATTCAGCTGTCGCTTGTGACGGCCCAGCGCATCGGCGAAGTCGCCGGCATCGCGAAATCAGAACTCGACCTCAACGATATCGCACCGATTTGGATCATTCCGCGTGAGCGGACGAAGAACGGCGAGCCGAACCGCGTGCCTCTCTCACCATTGGCTGTTAAGCTTTTGCGCGCCGCATTGGCGCTCAGTGAAGGAAACAAGACTTGGCTATTTCCCAGCGCAATCGATCCGCAGAAGCCTATTGACCCGCACGCTCCGACAAAGGCTGTTGAGCGCTCACGCGACGCGCTCGGAATAGAGAACTTTCGCATTCACGATCTGCGGCGCACCGCAGCTACGGGCATGGCGAAGCTCGGCGTTAATCCGCACACGATATCGCTCGTACTCAACCACATCAGCGTGCGGCGCGGGACAATCACCGGCAAGGTCTACGACCAATACTCGTATGACCCTGAGAAACGGGATGCGCTGACAAAGTGGGGCGATCAACTGCTTGAGTTTCTAATGCCGTCAGTCGGCGGCATGTAG
- a CDS encoding P-loop NTPase fold protein, producing the protein MERSKSCDTLKPHMIRSGANMNFKSWLGERLRRTKQQESQPDNLSADVPIKSHPDDIFRRSQFVARITEVLLYSRAREGRVFAIRGDWGSGKTSLKNLIVEQLQKQSGKADWLEFNPWQWGSSEKIARALFSQMAAKLGGAHSSKAQSRARALRKYAAILSGVAQPLKDAKSDFSDWLVIAALVATSAGLALPQIAGAAVAPIFLVAIALIKVVVWVLNYLGRDQSNESLDAVRTDLEDRLAKSSRPLIVFVDDIDRLQPKEIRVLFRQIKANANLPNIIFVLLYQQSIVERALNPVAGKNGRAYLEKIVQANFDLPLVPQSKIYSFFTESLQAIIGDLATEANGFEQVRWGNVFIGGVQPYLRNLRDAKRLLSSLSVLVPLYRGKSAFEVNIIDLCALETLRLFEQETYASLPLRKSLLLQSHRFTGDRRDTLDKAEMQSLIERSRADDRQAVKDILKELFPRAAWTIEGPHYGEEWLADWTKAKRVCSPRMFDRYFELQVSETTVSESDFAEFVASSANASDLREVVANLQARGILDDLAVRMDGSVESLPIENIAVLLPEIFDIGEKLSREADSVFDSGFLHAWRAASWYLNRLRDLKTRGHIFIGAMRATDSLAVAATLISIELEARKKREGANSESQRIGEISDADLEAAKSLWVEKFTHRLATLGRDVLLKDKNLVSFLYRWAEFSGDESSARQWISTATDTDSGLAKLIVRFMSVGSSHAMGDKVSRRTENFDRAGIEKFFDLTVLNTRMQKLDITKLDDQERRAASILQKSLRSWLSDYSDDLTSSSDPDR; encoded by the coding sequence GTGGAGCGCAGCAAATCTTGCGATACGCTAAAACCGCATATGATTCGCAGCGGTGCAAATATGAATTTCAAATCTTGGCTTGGCGAACGGCTGCGGAGGACAAAACAGCAAGAGTCTCAACCCGATAATTTGAGTGCTGACGTCCCGATCAAATCGCACCCAGACGACATTTTTCGTCGGTCACAATTTGTCGCTCGTATTACTGAAGTGCTTTTGTACTCCAGAGCACGAGAGGGCCGCGTTTTTGCGATCCGGGGTGATTGGGGGTCTGGAAAAACGTCCCTAAAGAATCTCATTGTAGAGCAGCTTCAAAAGCAATCTGGTAAAGCCGATTGGTTGGAGTTTAACCCGTGGCAATGGGGCAGTAGCGAAAAGATTGCTCGGGCTCTATTTTCGCAAATGGCTGCCAAACTCGGGGGCGCTCACTCGTCGAAAGCTCAAAGCCGAGCAAGAGCGCTACGTAAGTATGCCGCGATACTGTCAGGCGTAGCCCAACCACTTAAAGATGCGAAATCCGACTTTTCGGACTGGTTGGTTATAGCAGCGCTTGTCGCTACGAGCGCCGGATTGGCTCTCCCGCAGATCGCCGGCGCGGCTGTGGCTCCAATCTTCTTGGTAGCGATTGCGCTTATAAAAGTTGTCGTGTGGGTACTCAACTATCTGGGCCGCGATCAATCAAACGAATCGCTCGACGCAGTGCGAACCGATTTGGAAGATCGCCTGGCTAAAAGCTCTCGACCGCTTATCGTCTTTGTAGACGATATCGACCGCCTTCAGCCGAAGGAAATACGAGTACTTTTTCGCCAGATTAAAGCGAACGCGAATCTTCCCAACATTATCTTCGTACTTCTCTATCAACAGAGCATCGTGGAACGCGCGCTCAATCCTGTAGCGGGGAAAAACGGTCGCGCTTACCTCGAGAAAATTGTCCAAGCGAACTTCGACCTGCCTCTTGTTCCGCAATCAAAAATCTACTCCTTTTTTACCGAATCTTTGCAGGCAATCATCGGCGACTTAGCAACGGAGGCCAATGGCTTCGAACAAGTAAGATGGGGGAATGTGTTCATTGGAGGGGTGCAGCCGTACCTCCGAAACCTTCGAGATGCAAAGCGGCTACTTTCTTCCCTTTCAGTTTTGGTGCCTCTTTATCGAGGCAAAAGCGCGTTCGAAGTGAATATCATCGACTTGTGCGCGTTAGAGACGCTGAGGCTTTTCGAGCAAGAAACGTATGCCTCGTTGCCTCTACGGAAGAGCCTTCTTTTGCAGAGTCATCGCTTCACTGGCGATCGGCGAGACACGCTCGACAAAGCCGAAATGCAAAGCCTCATAGAACGTAGCAGGGCCGACGACCGACAAGCGGTCAAAGATATTTTGAAGGAGCTTTTTCCGAGAGCCGCATGGACGATAGAGGGACCTCACTACGGAGAGGAATGGCTCGCGGATTGGACTAAGGCTAAAAGAGTTTGCTCTCCGCGGATGTTTGATCGCTATTTTGAACTTCAAGTATCAGAGACAACAGTCTCCGAATCCGACTTCGCGGAATTTGTGGCTAGTTCGGCCAATGCATCCGATCTCAGAGAGGTTGTTGCGAATCTGCAAGCCAGAGGCATCCTAGACGACTTAGCAGTAAGAATGGACGGTAGCGTAGAGAGTCTGCCCATCGAGAATATCGCCGTCCTGCTCCCAGAGATTTTTGATATTGGAGAAAAACTATCGCGAGAGGCAGACAGCGTTTTTGATTCCGGTTTTTTGCACGCTTGGCGCGCCGCTTCTTGGTACCTGAACCGTTTGCGCGATCTGAAAACCCGGGGCCATATATTTATCGGCGCGATGCGCGCAACGGACTCTTTAGCAGTGGCAGCAACGCTGATTTCAATTGAGTTGGAAGCTAGGAAAAAGCGCGAAGGCGCAAACTCGGAGAGCCAAAGAATTGGTGAAATTTCCGACGCGGATCTCGAAGCTGCAAAATCACTGTGGGTTGAGAAATTTACCCACCGCCTTGCCACCCTCGGGCGAGATGTCCTGTTAAAAGATAAGAATTTGGTAAGTTTTCTGTATCGTTGGGCCGAGTTTAGCGGCGATGAGAGTTCGGCGCGGCAATGGATATCTACTGCGACCGATACGGACTCCGGCCTAGCCAAGCTGATAGTTCGATTCATGAGCGTAGGTTCGTCTCACGCGATGGGAGATAAAGTGTCTAGGCGAACCGAGAATTTCGATCGTGCAGGCATCGAGAAATTTTTCGATCTTACGGTTTTGAATACCCGCATGCAGAAATTGGATATCACCAAGCTTGATGATCAAGAGCGCCGAGCTGCAAGTATTTTACAAAAAAGCTTGAGAAGTTGGCTTTCAGACTACTCTGATGATTTGACATCATCGAGTGATCCAGATCGATAA
- a CDS encoding helix-turn-helix domain-containing protein codes for MNTEATREKFLDALAEGMTVLDAAKHVSLNERTLYRWRQVDADFAEKWAKAYEIGTDSLEAEAQRRAVEGIEKPVFYQGVQVGTVREYSDTLLIFLLKARNPSRYCERVRAARIEAESEAARLRAEAANNNQASAAVIKFLADLASQKAALAKKAA; via the coding sequence GTGAACACTGAAGCGACGCGCGAAAAGTTTTTGGACGCGCTTGCCGAAGGCATGACGGTACTCGACGCGGCGAAGCATGTCAGTCTCAACGAGCGCACGCTATATCGCTGGCGCCAAGTGGACGCGGATTTCGCAGAGAAGTGGGCGAAGGCATACGAGATCGGTACCGATTCACTCGAGGCCGAAGCACAACGCCGCGCTGTTGAAGGCATTGAAAAGCCCGTGTTCTATCAGGGTGTTCAGGTCGGAACGGTGCGAGAATATTCTGATACGCTTCTGATCTTCCTTCTTAAGGCTCGCAATCCGTCAAGGTACTGCGAGCGCGTGCGCGCCGCTCGCATTGAAGCTGAGTCCGAGGCTGCGCGTCTTCGGGCAGAAGCGGCGAACAACAATCAGGCCAGCGCGGCGGTCATTAAGTTTTTGGCGGACTTGGCATCGCAAAAGGCGGCACTCGCTAAGAAGGCGGCGTGA
- a CDS encoding helicase RepA family protein, with the protein MLGAEDTPEAIERAKTYVASAAPAIEGEGGDHQTYKVCVRLRRDFNLSVETALEVLDPWNARCVPPWDLDDLTKKLENAEQYGQNLAGTDNPLIGLEPVEPPPLHTSKFLASISTYRNTREDDAAAPRLPWLAPGRLMRRNLTVLFAPGATGKSLLMLEWAVAAALGPSALGASDFCGLNARERCSVLVINAEDETSVMEQRLGAICDAFEIPRNEVWGRIRLQSGKDRGSFRFKVAVKNTKNGAIEPTPEVDEIIAYCKAYNIDVVIVDPLIRTHPANENDNGEMQQVADIFERIAAETNAAVVLPHHTKKPGRGGYSEFAGSPDAGRGASAIKDASRVALTLFPMSEADGEEFNVPAHIRHRYVRLDDAKMNFGLAGPEAQWFVKRTVQTANGDETGVLVPVMIGARAEVEPTAEQLERVYEYLCGVTVSNEWQRLSADPQAQRYLPRQTGILPGAEDDAVPGIIEAALYRLKNSARAELVPYGRPNKAGKIPERWRAIIK; encoded by the coding sequence ATGCTCGGCGCCGAGGACACTCCCGAAGCCATTGAGCGGGCGAAAACCTACGTTGCGAGCGCCGCCCCTGCGATTGAAGGCGAAGGCGGCGACCATCAGACTTATAAGGTCTGCGTTCGGTTGCGGCGCGACTTTAACCTGAGTGTCGAAACAGCGCTTGAAGTGCTCGACCCCTGGAACGCTCGGTGCGTACCGCCTTGGGATCTCGATGACCTCACGAAGAAGCTTGAGAACGCCGAGCAGTACGGCCAGAACCTTGCAGGCACCGATAATCCGCTTATCGGGCTCGAGCCAGTTGAGCCCCCGCCATTGCACACGAGCAAGTTCCTAGCCTCAATATCAACCTATAGGAACACTCGCGAGGATGACGCCGCAGCGCCGCGCTTGCCGTGGTTGGCTCCTGGTCGGCTGATGCGAAGAAACCTCACGGTGCTTTTTGCTCCAGGGGCGACCGGCAAGTCGCTCCTTATGTTGGAATGGGCAGTTGCTGCTGCGCTCGGACCATCGGCACTTGGAGCCTCGGATTTCTGCGGCTTGAACGCTCGCGAACGCTGCAGCGTTCTGGTCATCAACGCCGAGGATGAAACGAGCGTTATGGAGCAGCGGTTGGGAGCCATCTGCGACGCGTTCGAAATTCCTCGAAATGAAGTTTGGGGGCGGATAAGACTCCAAAGCGGCAAGGATCGCGGGTCGTTTCGCTTCAAAGTCGCGGTCAAGAATACAAAAAATGGTGCGATCGAACCGACCCCAGAAGTCGACGAGATTATTGCTTACTGCAAGGCGTACAATATCGATGTGGTGATCGTCGATCCGCTGATCCGAACGCATCCAGCCAATGAAAATGATAATGGCGAGATGCAGCAAGTGGCCGATATTTTCGAGCGCATCGCAGCTGAAACAAACGCCGCCGTTGTGCTCCCTCACCACACGAAAAAGCCGGGTCGCGGCGGTTATTCAGAGTTTGCAGGTAGTCCGGACGCGGGCCGCGGCGCGTCGGCGATTAAGGACGCTTCCCGGGTGGCACTTACGCTGTTTCCGATGAGCGAAGCCGATGGCGAAGAATTTAACGTGCCTGCGCACATACGGCACCGTTACGTCCGGCTAGACGACGCAAAAATGAACTTCGGGTTAGCTGGGCCGGAAGCCCAATGGTTCGTGAAGAGGACCGTGCAGACCGCCAACGGCGATGAGACTGGAGTTCTGGTGCCGGTAATGATCGGTGCACGCGCCGAAGTCGAGCCAACTGCCGAACAGCTCGAGCGTGTGTACGAATATTTATGCGGCGTGACCGTGAGCAACGAATGGCAAAGGCTGTCGGCAGATCCTCAAGCACAACGTTACTTACCCCGACAGACCGGAATTTTGCCTGGAGCCGAGGATGATGCCGTTCCCGGGATTATCGAGGCGGCGCTTTACAGATTAAAAAATTCTGCGCGCGCGGAACTGGTCCCTTATGGCAGGCCGAATAAAGCCGGGAAAATTCCGGAACGGTGGCGAGCAATTATAAAATGA
- a CDS encoding AlpA family transcriptional regulator: MSRSLPPSVASWPNRMLNIREVVAVTGLSKATIYEWMPKGMFPASRRLGPNRVGWLARDIEDFCNNCPVNEKAKAA; this comes from the coding sequence ATGTCTAGGAGTTTGCCGCCTTCTGTTGCGTCATGGCCGAACCGAATGCTGAACATTCGAGAAGTCGTTGCCGTTACGGGTCTATCGAAGGCCACCATCTACGAATGGATGCCCAAAGGGATGTTTCCGGCTTCACGGCGCCTCGGACCGAATAGGGTTGGTTGGCTCGCGCGGGACATCGAGGACTTTTGCAACAACTGTCCCGTGAACGAAAAGGCGAAGGCTGCCTAA
- a CDS encoding HNH endonuclease, with the protein MAVENSASVPRRSCLLAPAPEIFEAAALLTVAASALLEGRHSEADAFVRRADIPAIRDWTEGLWGASPKWTRPNPTLLALPIVGRVEQRMPDKVTLRAIVSRDGHRCRFCGIPVIRAEVRNHLRKLLPEAVRWGRSNTSQHAAFQAMWLQYDHIVPHARGGDNSMGNVIVTCAPCNYARMDYTLDEVGLENPLSREPQRSEWDGLERVLSVPAESPAMA; encoded by the coding sequence ATGGCGGTGGAAAATTCGGCTTCAGTTCCTCGGCGATCCTGCCTGCTCGCGCCCGCTCCCGAGATTTTCGAAGCAGCAGCCCTTCTGACGGTTGCAGCATCGGCTCTCTTAGAAGGTCGTCACTCCGAAGCTGACGCATTCGTTCGCAGGGCCGATATCCCGGCCATCCGTGATTGGACAGAGGGGTTATGGGGCGCGTCGCCAAAGTGGACCCGACCGAACCCCACCTTGCTTGCTCTCCCGATTGTCGGACGCGTCGAGCAGCGCATGCCCGACAAGGTCACGCTGCGAGCCATCGTTTCGCGCGACGGCCATCGCTGTCGGTTTTGTGGAATTCCAGTGATCCGAGCTGAAGTTCGCAACCATCTGCGAAAGCTCTTGCCCGAAGCCGTTCGCTGGGGCCGATCAAACACCTCGCAGCACGCAGCCTTTCAGGCGATGTGGCTCCAATACGACCATATCGTGCCGCACGCTCGAGGCGGCGATAACTCGATGGGCAACGTGATCGTTACCTGCGCCCCGTGCAACTACGCCCGCATGGATTACACCCTAGACGAGGTGGGGCTCGAAAATCCGCTTAGCCGAGAGCCGCAGCGATCCGAATGGGACGGCCTGGAGCGCGTGCTTTCCGTCCCTGCCGAGTCGCCTGCGATGGCCTAG